The Anaeromyxobacter sp. Fw109-5 genomic interval CTCCTTCCGTTTTCTGGGCCCCGGAGCGGAGCCTCGCGTCCCATGCCGGCCGCGACAGGCTGCCGCAACCCGTCCGCCTCGAAGCGGACGTTTGCGCCCCGTCGTCGCCCGTGCGCGCCCTGCCGCTCGAGGCCCCGCCGGGCGCCCCTCTTGCGGGCGACCCCACCGAAGGGCTGGGGCGGTGACCGTCCAATGACGCCGCCTCGGTAAGCCGCAGGGATGCGTGCGCTCCTCGTCCAGGGTTCCACGCCGCCGACGTACTGGGGCTACGGGCACAGCCTCCCCTTCATCCGGAAGGACGCGGCGCTGCCGCCCCTCGGCCTCGCGACGCTCGCCGCGCACCTGCCTCCGGGCTGGGAGCTGCGGCTCCACGATCTGCACCTCGGTCCGCTCCCCGACGAGCTGATCCGCTGGGCGGACGCGGTGCTCGTGTCGGGCATGCTCGTCCAGGCGCCGTCGATGCTTGCGACGCTCGCGCGGGCGCGCGACCTCGGGAAGCCGGGCGTCGTGGGTGGGCCGGCGCCCACCACCTCGCCGGAGCGGTTCCCGGAGGCGGCGTACGTGTTCCGCGGCGAGGCGGAGGGCCGCCTCGATCGGCTCGTCGCCGCGCTCGAGCACCCGGGGTCCGTCCGCGAGCGCGAGCTCTCGCCGCGCGGCGACGGCCGGCCCGATCTCGCGCTCACGCGCGTGCCGCGCTTCGACCTGCTCGCCCTCGACCGGTACGCGAGCCAGGCCATCCAGGTGTCGCGCGGCTGCCCGTTCAGCTGCGAGTTCTGCGACATCATCGAGGTGTTCGGGCGCGTGCCGCGCGTGAAGTCGGCGGCGCAGGTCCTCGCCGAGCTCGACGCGCTCTGGCGCCTCGGCGCGCGCGGGCCGCTGTTCCTCGTGGACGACAACTTCATCGGGAACCGGCGCGCCGCGGCGCGGCTCCTCCCGGAGATCGCGCGCTGGCAGCTCGCTCATGGGCGCCCGTTCGACCTCTACACGGAGGCGAGCCTCGACCTCGCCACGCTCCCGGACCTGCTCGACGGCATGGTCGCCGCCGGCTTCTCCGCGGTGTTCGTGGGGGTCGAGACCCCGGAGCCCGCCGCGCTCGAGGAGGCCGGCAAGCGCCAGAACCTGCGCGTCGACCCGGCGGAGGCGGTGCGGCGCCTCACCGCGGTGGGCCTCGAGGTGTTCGCCGGGTTCATCGTCGGCTTCGACGCCGATGGCGCCGAGACGTTCGAGCGGCAGCGCGCGTTCATCCAGGGGCTCCCCATCCCGCGCGCGATGGTCGGCACCCTCACCGCGCTGCCCGGCACCGCGCTGTGGCGTCGGCTCGAGCGCGAGGGTCGACTCCGCTCCGAGGCGACCGGCGACCAGTTCGACCGCACCAACTTCGAGCCGGCCATGGGGGAGGAGCCGCTCCTCACCGGCTACCGGCGGCTGCTCTCGGAGCTCTACGACGAGGACGCGTACTTCCGGCGCTGCGCGCTGCACCTCGCCCTCTCCCGGCCGCTGCGGTCGCCGCTGCGGAACGGCTCGCTCGCCGCGCTCGGGCGGGCGGTGTGGCGCCTCGGCCTGCTGGGCCCCCGGCGCCGGCACTTCTGGCGCCTCGTCGGCGCGGCCCTGCGGCGTGGCCCGGCGGCCGTCCCGCGCGCGGTGACGCTCGCGATCCTCGGGGAGCACCTCGTGCGCTACACGCACGAGGAGGTGCTCCCGCGCCTCGACCGCCGGCTCGCGGAGCTGCGCGCGGCCGGCGGCGGCGGCGGTCCCGCGCGAGCGGTGGCGTCGCCGGTGACCTGACGGCGGTGACCGCGACGCGGCGGGACGCGGCGGATCGAGAGGCCCGCTCCTCCCGAGCGTGGCGTCTCCGCGCACCGCAGACGCGGACGCGGCGGCAACAGTCGTTTATGTTGTCGAGCGCCACCCCCGTGACGCTCGCCGACCTCATCGACCTCGAGGCCCAGCTCGCCCGCGACCGCGAGGCGCCGTCCGGCGCGCTCGAGCGGCGCGACCGCGCGCTCCTGGAGGACGAGCCCGCCGGCCTCCCGCGGGGGGAGCTGCTGCGTCGCTGGCTCGCCGCGCTGCGCGAGCACGAGCCCGGCCTCCTCTTCCCCGGCCGGACGGTGTCCCGCACGCTGTCCGGCGTCCGGGTCGCGCTCGCGGCGATCGGGCTCGTCCTCGGGTGGGGCGCCGCGGCGGCCCTCCTGCGCTACACCGGCGAGCACCCGGTGAACGTCTGGGACGTGCTCCTCGCCCTCGTCGGCGTGCAGCTGCTGCTCCTGCTGTCCCTCGTCGCCGCCTTCCTGTTCCCGCTCGCGACCCTCGGCGCGCCGCTGCTCGGCGTCTTCCGCGAGGCGATCGCGGCCGTGTCCGCGCGGCTCGCCGGGCGCGCCGCGGGGCCCGCGCGCGGCGAGGAGTGGCGCGCGCTCTGGCACCGGCTGCGGAGCCGCCGCTCGCTGTACCACCACGTGGAGCCGTGGCTGCTGCTCGGCGCCACGCAGGCGTTCGGGGTCGCCTTCAACGCCGGCGCGCTCCTCGGCTGCCTCCGCCTCGTCGTCTTCTCCGACGTCGCGTTCGCGTGGAGCACCACCCTCGTCGATCTGGACGCGGCGCGCTTCCACGCGCTCGTCGCCGCGCTCGCCCGGCCCTGGGCCTGGCTCTGGCCCGACGCCGTCCCCTCGCTCGCGCTGGTCGAGGCCACGCGCTACTCGCGCCTCGAGAGCGCGTACCTCGGCCACGGCGGGGCGGGCCGCGCGGCGGATCCTGCGCTCGTCGGCGGGTGGTGGCGCTACCTGCTCGCCGCGGTCGCGACCTACGGGCTGCTCCCGCGCGCCGTCGCCCTCGCGCTGGCGCGCCTGCGGGCGGCGCGGCTCCTCGCGCGCCTGCCGCTCGACGACGCCGAGGTCTCGCGGGTCGTGAGCAGGCTCGCCGAGCCGCACGTCGAGGCGGGGGCCCTCGCGCCGGAGCCGGAGATCGCCGCCGCGCACCGCCCGCTCGCGCCCGCGGCGGCGCCCGCGAGCGGCGACCGCTGCGCCGTGGTGCTCTGGCGCGACGTGCCGGCGCGGCCCGACGTGCGGGCCGCGATCGCCCGTCACGTCCGGCGTGACATCGCCTCCGTCCACGCCGCGGGGGGGCGGGACGACGCGGGCGCGAGCTGGGGTGCGGCGGTGGACGGCGCGGAGCCGGTGGTGGTGGTGGCCGAGGCGTTCGAGGCGCCGGACCGGGCGGCGCTGCGCCTCGTGCGCGAGCTCCGGGGCGCGCTCGGTCCGCGCCGCCACCTGCTCGTGCTCGTGGTGGACGTGGGCGACGGGCGCGTCGGGCCCGCCTCGGAGGCGAGCGTTCGCACCTGGCGCGAGGGGCTCGCCCGCCTCGAGGATCCCTACCTCGCCGTCGAGTCGCTCGAGGAGGCGCCGTGACCCCGGACGTGCCGCGCTTCGCGGTGGTCGGCCGCGTGAACAAGGGCAAGTCGAGCATCGTCGCGACGCTGGCCGAGGACGACACCGTCCGCATCGACGCGCGCCCGGGCACCACCACGGAGGTCCGCGAGTTCCCGGTCCGCGTGGACGGCCGCACGCTGTTCGTGCTCGTGGACACCCCCGGCTTCGAGGACGCCCCGCGCGCCCTCGCGTGGCTCCGGGCGCGGGAGCCGAGCGCCGCCGAGCGTCCGGCGCGGGTCGCGGAGCTGGTGCGGACGTTCGAGGGCACCGACGAGTTCGTCGAGGAGCGCCGCCTCCTCGCGCCCATCCTCGCCGGCGCGAGCGTCCTGTACGTGGTGGACGGCACCCACCCCTACCGGCCGAACTACGAGGCCGAGATGGAGATCCTCCGCTGGACCGGCCGGCCCGGCATGGCGCTCGTGAACCGCATCGGCGCGGACGACCACGCCGCCGAGTGGCACCGCGCCCTCGACCAGTACTTCAAGATCGTGCGCGACTTCGACGCGTTCGCGGTGTCGTTCGAGGAGCGGGTGCACCTCCTGCGCGTCTTCCGGGAGCTCCGCCCCGACTGGCGCGCGGCGGTGGACGAGGCGGTGGCCGCGCTCGTGGCGCAGCGCGGGCGCCGGCGCGCCGAGGCCGCCGCGGTGGTCGCCGAGCTCCTCGTGGACGCGCTCACCCACACCGAGGAGCTCGCGGTCGAGGACGAGGCCGCCATCGAGGAGCAGCGCGATCGGCTCGAGCGGAGCTTCCACGACGCCCTGCGCGCGCGCGAGGCGGAGGCGCGCCGCCGGATCGAGGCGCTGTACGGCCACCGCGAGGCGCGGTTCGAGGAGGCCGCCGGCCTCGAGCGGCCGGTCTACCGGCAGGACCTGTTCGCGGAGGAGGCGTGGAAGCTCCTCGGGCTCTCGCCGGCCCAGCTCGTCGCGGCGGGCGCGCTCGCGGGCGCCGCCATCGGCGGAGCCGTGGACGCGGCCGTCGGCGGGGCGAGCATCTTCGCGGGCACCGTGCTCGGCGGCGCGCTCGGCGGCGGGGGCGCGCTGTACGGGGTGGGGAAGCGCTACGCGCGCGTCCGCTCCGTGGGGCCGCCGGGGATCCCCGGCCTGATCGTGGACGTGCAGCGCTACTGGTCAGGCGCCCGGCGCTTCCGCATCGGCCCGCACGCGCAGCCGAACTTCCCCTGGGTCCTGCTCGACCGGGCGCTGCTGCACTACGACAGCGTGGCCCGCCGGACGCACGCGCGCCGCGGCGCCATCCCGGTGCAGGGCGAGGGCGCCCGCGCCGGGATGGTGACGGAGTTCGCGCGCGGCGAGCGGCGCGCCCTCGAGACCCTCTTCCGCCGGCTCCGGCGCGAGCCTCACGACCCGCCGCGCACCGTCCGCGACGCGCTCGAGCGGGCGATCGCCCGCATCCTGCGCCGCGTGGATCCGCTCCCCGGCGAGGAGCCCGGCGCGGAGCCCCTCCCGGACGGCCCGGGCCCGGGCGGTGCCACGCCTGCGCGCTGACGGGGGAAGACCGATGTTTGGTCCATGGGCTCGCTCCTGCACCGCGCGTTCACGGCCGCCGAGGAGGCGCTCCTCGCCCGCACGCTCGTCGGACGGCGGCTCGCCCGGGACGTCCGGGGAGGCGACGGCCTCGTCGCGTTCGCGGCGGGGGCGGAGATCGACCGCGCCTTGCTCGATCGCGCGCGAGAGCGCGAGCTCCTCGACGAGGTGGCGCGGGCGGCCGAGCCGGGCACCAGCGACACCGAGCTCGAGGACCTGTTCCTGTGGCTCGCGGAGCGCCGGCGGAGCCGCGGCGCGTGACCGGTCCGAGGACGGCGCTCGTGGTGAACGTGCGCGCGCGGCGCGGGGAGGACTGGTTCGCGCGCGCGCGCGCCGGCCTCGCCGGACGCGGCGTGGAGCTCGCCGCGGCGCACGCGGTGGATCCGGACGAGCTCCCCGGGCGCGTGCGCGAGGAGCTCTCGCGCGGCGCCGAGCGGATCGTGGTCGGGGGAGGCGACGGCTCGATCGCGGCGGCCGCGGGCGTGCTCGCCGGCACCCGCGCTGCGCTCGGCGTGCTGCCGCTCGGCACCGCCAACGACTTCGCGCGGAGCCTGCGCATCCCGGACGACCTCGAGCGCGCGCTGCGGGTCGTCTCGCGCGGCGCCGTTCGCGCGGTCGACGTGGCGTGGCTCGGCGACCGCGCCTTCCTGAACGCCGCGAGCCTCGGCGTCTCGTCCGAGCTCACGCGCCGGCTGCACGGCGGCCTGAAGCAGCGCGTCGGGAAGCTCGCCTACCCCGTCGCCGCGCCGGCCGCGGCGGTCGGGCAGCCGGCGTTCAAGCTGCGGCTCGAGCTCGACGGGCAGGTGCTCGAGGAGGACGCGCTCCAGGTGGTCGTCGGGAACGGGCGGTTCCACGGCGGGGGCCGGCTCGTCGCCCCCGGCGCGCGGATCGACGACCATCGCCTCGACGTCTACGTCCTCCGCGCCGCCGCCGACGTGCGCAGGCCGGACCGCCTCCGCGACCTCGCCGCCCTCGCCCGCTACGGCTGGCTGCTCCTGCGCGGGCGGCACCTCGAGCACCCGCGCGTCTTCCACGCACGGACCGGCCAGGTGCGCGTGGTCACGGATCCGCCGCTCGAGGTCGACGCCGACGGCGAGCTCGCCGGCCATACTCCCGCCGAGCTGCGCGTCGCCCCCGGCCAGCTCCTCGTCATCGCGCCGCCGCCGCGCCGGTGGGCGAGACCCTGGAGGAGCGAGGTGCGCGAGGTCCGGGTGTGAGGACGACCGGGGCTGCGCGGTGATCACCGACCGCGACCTTGTCATTCGTCACATCGGCTCGCGCTGGACTCGGGACGAGGTGCCGACCGCGCGAGCGTGGTGGGCACGCGCGACGGAGCAGTACGAGCGAGGGAAAGGCGGGCTACGAGGAGGCCCGCGGGGCGGAGTCGCCGCGGATCGGCGTCGCCGGAAGACGCTGCGGTCGGCTTTGCTCCCGTTCCGCCGACCGCGGTCACGTTGCCCACAAGCCCTGCTGAATGGCAGCTGGCGCGGCGCCGGCGTACCCCGTCCGCTCGGAGGCGCTCTCACGCCGGAAACGATCCATGTGCTCGCGCCCGTAGGTCTGTTCGGCGTGCAACAGGTTGTGCGACCTGCAGGCGACTCGGAGGTTCTCGACCGTCGAGGGTCCGCCCAGGGCCTGCGGGTGGATGTGGTCGAGCTCCAGCTGCCAGCGGCTGTTGCAGCGCCGCCCGTCCGGAGCGACCCAGGCGCAGCGTCCGCCGTCGCGCTTCCAGACCTCGCGCCGCACTATCGCCGGGATCGTGCTCGTGGGCGCGGCGGGCTCGGCAGAGGGCCGTGGGTCCCGGTCCGCCTTCCGCTGACGCTGCAGCTGCGGCGCGACCGCGCCCTTGCGCTTGCCGTGCTTCTCGACGGCGCAGCGGATGGCCTCGCGGAGCACCGCCGCGAGATCGCCGTCCGGGATCTTGTGCGAGAGCAGCGCGGTGAGCGTCGAGGTCCTCCTTGCAGCCCCGGTCGATGGTGACCCGCAGCGACCAGTCGCTCTCGCTCACCGCGCGGGTCTCCGCCCGCGCCTTCTGGCGAGGAACGTCGGGCAGCGCGGAGACCGTGGGCGGCAGCGACCCACCAGCCGCCGCCGGCGCGGGGATCGCCTCCTGCGGCTCGGCAGGTCCGGCATCCACTGCCGCCAGCGGCAGCGCCGGGGCGCTCGCGGCTGGAGCGCGGTCGGGCAGCTTGCGGACGCCCGTCCGCGGAGCGGTGCGCGCCTGGAGCGAGGCGACGAGGTGATCCACCTCGGCCTTGGTGCGGTAGGCGGCCCGGGCGACGAGGTCGGGCAGGTTCTCCTCGGTCAGCACCTGGCCGAGCAGCTGGACGGTGGAGATGCAAAGGCGGCCATCGCGCAGGGCGCCCTCGAGGCTGGGGAACCGGCGCAGCACCCGCATCGCCTGGATGCGTCGCCCGGCCGCGCCCTCGCGCAGGTGGAGCACCTCCAGGCAATACGCCCAGAGCGAGGGGTAGCCGGCGTCCACGTACGCGCGGCGGCGATCGAACTCCTCGAGGTGGAGGAGGAACTCGACCTGGACGTCGCGCTCCTGGCCTGCGAGCTCGCGCAGGCGCTGGGCGAGCAGGGTCGAGTCGAGGGCGGAAGGGGCGACAGCGGGCATGGTGCACCTCCTTGTGCACCGTTCGTAACACGCGATTTGCGGCTCTCCTGGAACGCACCAGGCTCGCGCCTGCGCTGCGTTCCGGGCCCGCCCCTTCGCCGTCCACGCGGCGCGCAGGACGCGCACGGCGCGCCCTGCCTACGCTCGCGAGGAGCGTGTTCCCGACGCGCCGAAGACGTGTGAGCGCGTTTCGTCTCGAACCTCGTCAAGAGGGCAACGTTCACCCACCGCAACTGGGACTCGCGTGGCTCGCAAGAGCTATCGCTGGAGATAGCAAGGACTATGAGTGAATGCCGCCGTCGGCCGAGCGTGCGCGCAACTTCCTCGGACCTGCTCTGCCCGCACGTCCAGTCCTCGCGCCGACGGCGACGAAGACCCGCCGCGTGCCATGCCCGAGGCGCGCCGGGAACCGGGCGCTTCTCCCCTCGATGCCCGAGCCCTCTGCGTCGAGCGGCGGCACACAACCCCGCGCGCGCGCGCGTGCTGTCGCCGTGGGATGTGATGAATCGAGAGACCGCGACCCCGACGTCGCCCCGGTCGGATCACTCGAGGCCGGTCATCCCGAACGTAGCTCCGTCGCGTCAGCGACCGAGCGGAGTCGAGGGACCGCGACCCCAACCACCCCGACCTCGACGACCCCAACCACCCCGACCTCGACGGACCTCGACCCCGACCCTACTCGTCCTCCACCAGGGCGGCGAGCTCGCCGTGCACGTCGCCGCCGAGGTTCAGCTCCACGAGCCGGCGCAGGTGCGCGATGCTCTCGAGATCGATCGCGTGCCAGCGGATCCCGACGCGCGTCCCCTCGCGATGCGCGACCGCCCCGTCCATCCGGACCACCGCGTCGCCGCCGCCGAGCCGGAGCGCGAGCGCGCACGGCTCGCCGCGCTCGGCGTCGAAGCCGTCGCCCACCTCGATGAGCGCGCCCTTCAGCGACACGTCGACGAGCCTGGCCGGCGCGACGCCGTTCCGGACGTGCAGCTCGACGCTCGACTGGAACGGGATGCGCGAGAACCGCCGCCGCTCGGGTGCGTCCGCCATTTCGCCCCTCCTCGTCGCCCGAGCCAGGGATCCGGGGCGTCCGAGCGAGGGTCGCCCGGACGGTCACCGCGACGCAACGGGGGGGCCGGGGCGCGCGTGTGCGCACACGTCCACGTGCGACCCGGTCACCATCACCGGGCCCAGGCGCGCGTCGGCGAGGGCCTCGAAGATGGCGCGAGAGACCACGGCGGGATCCTGGAAGACGTCGGCGACGACGGACGCCGGAAGGATTTCCCGGGCTTCCCCGGGACGCCGGTGGGGCTGGAATCCGGAGCGCCCGAGCAGCTCGAAGGCGTCGCGGTAGCGAGCGGGTTCGGCGCTGGAGAGCGCGAATCGGATGACCGTCCACATGACCCTTTCGGCAACCTCCGTCCCGACAGTCGACCCACCAAGTGCCCGAAGGGGAGCCGCCAGCGGGTGAGGCAGGGTGTGCGGCGCTCGCCCGCCAGGGTTGCGCCGCGTCCTCGTGGCGTGGTGTGTGGTCCCTCGTGCGAACGCTCGACGAGCTCGTGACATTCGTGCGCGAGCGAACCGCGCCCGCCCCCGTGCCGCTCGTGCCCGAGATCGTGCTTCACCAGGCGAGCGAGCTGACGCCGCTGTGGCACGCGACGGCGGCCGAGCTGGCGGGGTGGGACGACTCGCCGTTCTGGGCGTTCCCCTGGGCGGGCGGGCAGGCGCTCGCGCGCCACCTGCTCGATCACCCGGAGCTCGTCCGTGGCCGGTCCGTCGCCGACTTCGCGACGGGCAGCGGCCTCGTCGCCTTCGCGGCCCTGCGCGCCGGCGCGGCGCGGGTGCTCGCCCTCGACCTCGACCCGTTCTGCGAGGCGGCGGTCCGGGCGAACGCGGCGCTGAACGGGGTCGCGCCCGAGTTCCGCGCCGGCGACGCGATCGGCGACGCGCTGCCGGGGGTGGAGGTGCTGCTCGCCGGCGACGTCTTCTACGAGCGATCGCTCGCCGCCCGGAGCACGGCCTGGTTCCGCGCCCTCGCCGCTCGAGGCGTGCGGGTCCTGGCAGGCGACGCCGGCCGCACCTACGCGCCGCCCGCCGGGTTCGAGGACCTGGCCAGCTACGACGTTCCCACCAGCCTGGAGATCGAGGACGGTCCCTCGCGCCGCGCGCGCGTGCTCGCGTTCCTGGCCTGAGCGTCCCGCCCCGGTCGGCGCCGCGCGGGCGGCGCGTCCGCCGGTCGGGTGTTAGGCTCCGCGGCCATGCTCGACGTCTCCGCCCCGCCCGGCCCCGAGGATCCCGAGCGCCGCTGGCTCGCCGAGGTCTATCAGCCGGACGCCCGCCAGCTGACGCTCCGCGCCGCGCTGGCGGGCTGCGCGCTCGGAGCGGTGATGGCGCTCTCGAACCTCTACGTCATCCTCAAGACGGGGTGGAGCCTCGGCGTCACGATCACCGCCTGCATCCTCGCGTTCGCCTTCTTCCGGGCGGCGCGCGCCGCCGGGCTCGCGCGGACGGAGTTCGGCCCGCTCGAGAACAACGCGATGGCCTCCGTCGCCTCGTCCGCGGGGTACATGACCGGCGGCGGGAACATGGCGGCGCTCCCCGCGCTCCTGATGCTCACGGGCGCGCGCCCGGACGCGCTCCCGCTCGTCGCCTGGTTCGCGACGATCGCGGCCCTGGGCGTCTTCGTCGCCATCCCCATCAAGCGCCAGCTCGTGAACCGCGAGCAGCTCCCGTTCCCGACCGGCACCGCGACGGCGGAGACGATCCGGGCCCTCCACGGCGACGCCTCGAGCGGCAAGGCGCGGCTCCTCGGCGGCGCGGCGCTG includes:
- a CDS encoding B12-binding domain-containing radical SAM protein, with protein sequence MRALLVQGSTPPTYWGYGHSLPFIRKDAALPPLGLATLAAHLPPGWELRLHDLHLGPLPDELIRWADAVLVSGMLVQAPSMLATLARARDLGKPGVVGGPAPTTSPERFPEAAYVFRGEAEGRLDRLVAALEHPGSVRERELSPRGDGRPDLALTRVPRFDLLALDRYASQAIQVSRGCPFSCEFCDIIEVFGRVPRVKSAAQVLAELDALWRLGARGPLFLVDDNFIGNRRAAARLLPEIARWQLAHGRPFDLYTEASLDLATLPDLLDGMVAAGFSAVFVGVETPEPAALEEAGKRQNLRVDPAEAVRRLTAVGLEVFAGFIVGFDADGAETFERQRAFIQGLPIPRAMVGTLTALPGTALWRRLEREGRLRSEATGDQFDRTNFEPAMGEEPLLTGYRRLLSELYDEDAYFRRCALHLALSRPLRSPLRNGSLAALGRAVWRLGLLGPRRRHFWRLVGAALRRGPAAVPRAVTLAILGEHLVRYTHEEVLPRLDRRLAELRAAGGGGGPARAVASPVT
- a CDS encoding DUF2868 domain-containing protein — its product is MTLADLIDLEAQLARDREAPSGALERRDRALLEDEPAGLPRGELLRRWLAALREHEPGLLFPGRTVSRTLSGVRVALAAIGLVLGWGAAAALLRYTGEHPVNVWDVLLALVGVQLLLLLSLVAAFLFPLATLGAPLLGVFREAIAAVSARLAGRAAGPARGEEWRALWHRLRSRRSLYHHVEPWLLLGATQAFGVAFNAGALLGCLRLVVFSDVAFAWSTTLVDLDAARFHALVAALARPWAWLWPDAVPSLALVEATRYSRLESAYLGHGGAGRAADPALVGGWWRYLLAAVATYGLLPRAVALALARLRAARLLARLPLDDAEVSRVVSRLAEPHVEAGALAPEPEIAAAHRPLAPAAAPASGDRCAVVLWRDVPARPDVRAAIARHVRRDIASVHAAGGRDDAGASWGAAVDGAEPVVVVAEAFEAPDRAALRLVRELRGALGPRRHLLVLVVDVGDGRVGPASEASVRTWREGLARLEDPYLAVESLEEAP
- a CDS encoding DUF3482 domain-containing protein — encoded protein: MTPDVPRFAVVGRVNKGKSSIVATLAEDDTVRIDARPGTTTEVREFPVRVDGRTLFVLVDTPGFEDAPRALAWLRAREPSAAERPARVAELVRTFEGTDEFVEERRLLAPILAGASVLYVVDGTHPYRPNYEAEMEILRWTGRPGMALVNRIGADDHAAEWHRALDQYFKIVRDFDAFAVSFEERVHLLRVFRELRPDWRAAVDEAVAALVAQRGRRRAEAAAVVAELLVDALTHTEELAVEDEAAIEEQRDRLERSFHDALRAREAEARRRIEALYGHREARFEEAAGLERPVYRQDLFAEEAWKLLGLSPAQLVAAGALAGAAIGGAVDAAVGGASIFAGTVLGGALGGGGALYGVGKRYARVRSVGPPGIPGLIVDVQRYWSGARRFRIGPHAQPNFPWVLLDRALLHYDSVARRTHARRGAIPVQGEGARAGMVTEFARGERRALETLFRRLRREPHDPPRTVRDALERAIARILRRVDPLPGEEPGAEPLPDGPGPGGATPAR
- a CDS encoding lipid kinase — translated: MTGPRTALVVNVRARRGEDWFARARAGLAGRGVELAAAHAVDPDELPGRVREELSRGAERIVVGGGDGSIAAAAGVLAGTRAALGVLPLGTANDFARSLRIPDDLERALRVVSRGAVRAVDVAWLGDRAFLNAASLGVSSELTRRLHGGLKQRVGKLAYPVAAPAAAVGQPAFKLRLELDGQVLEEDALQVVVGNGRFHGGGRLVAPGARIDDHRLDVYVLRAAADVRRPDRLRDLAALARYGWLLLRGRHLEHPRVFHARTGQVRVVTDPPLEVDADGELAGHTPAELRVAPGQLLVIAPPPRRWARPWRSEVREVRV
- a CDS encoding PilZ domain-containing protein, with protein sequence MADAPERRRFSRIPFQSSVELHVRNGVAPARLVDVSLKGALIEVGDGFDAERGEPCALALRLGGGDAVVRMDGAVAHREGTRVGIRWHAIDLESIAHLRRLVELNLGGDVHGELAALVEDE
- a CDS encoding methyltransferase: MRERTAPAPVPLVPEIVLHQASELTPLWHATAAELAGWDDSPFWAFPWAGGQALARHLLDHPELVRGRSVADFATGSGLVAFAALRAGAARVLALDLDPFCEAAVRANAALNGVAPEFRAGDAIGDALPGVEVLLAGDVFYERSLAARSTAWFRALAARGVRVLAGDAGRTYAPPAGFEDLASYDVPTSLEIEDGPSRRARVLAFLA